One segment of Variovorax paradoxus DNA contains the following:
- the flhB gene encoding flagellar biosynthesis protein FlhB has translation MSEESDLEKTEPASERRLEKAREEGNVARSRELTTFVMLGTASAGLWFAGDSLSRTLDGALRRSLHFERASAFDPSHMLSQTALMALQALMAIGPWFGMMVVAAVVAPLMLGGWMFSGKAVAFNAGKLNPLAGIGRMFSSQSLAELVKALAKSALIGGVAWWVVSRDIEALMALMAQPARYALPHAVVLVAKHCALIAATLFLVALIDVPFQLWSYYRKLRMSREDLRQEHKESEGDPHIKAQIRRQQQAMARRRMMTEVPKADIVLTNPTHFAVALKYLDSDMRAPRVVAKGTELVAARIRELAREHNIPILEAPPLARSLYKHTKLGAEIPAGLYTAVAEVLAWVYQLKRWKSDGGDEPRTPTDLQVPADLQYSEAADAVQAA, from the coding sequence ATGTCTGAGGAAAGCGATCTCGAGAAAACGGAACCCGCCTCCGAGCGGCGCCTGGAAAAGGCGCGCGAGGAAGGAAACGTCGCCCGTTCGCGCGAACTCACCACGTTCGTGATGCTGGGCACCGCCAGCGCGGGCCTGTGGTTTGCCGGCGACTCGCTCAGCAGGACCCTGGACGGCGCGCTGCGCCGCTCCCTGCATTTCGAGCGCGCCAGCGCCTTCGATCCCTCCCACATGCTCTCGCAGACGGCGCTCATGGCGCTGCAGGCGCTCATGGCCATCGGTCCCTGGTTCGGCATGATGGTGGTGGCCGCCGTGGTCGCGCCGCTGATGCTCGGCGGCTGGATGTTCTCCGGCAAGGCCGTCGCGTTCAACGCCGGCAAGCTCAACCCGCTGGCCGGCATCGGCCGCATGTTCTCCTCGCAGTCGCTGGCCGAGCTGGTCAAGGCGCTGGCCAAGTCGGCGCTGATCGGCGGCGTGGCCTGGTGGGTGGTGTCGCGCGACATCGAGGCCCTCATGGCGCTGATGGCGCAGCCCGCGCGCTACGCGCTGCCGCATGCCGTGGTGCTGGTGGCCAAGCATTGCGCGCTGATCGCGGCCACGCTGTTCCTGGTGGCGCTGATCGACGTGCCGTTCCAGCTCTGGAGCTACTACCGCAAGCTGCGCATGTCGCGCGAGGACCTGCGCCAGGAGCACAAGGAAAGCGAAGGCGACCCGCACATCAAGGCGCAGATCCGCCGCCAGCAGCAGGCCATGGCGCGCCGCCGGATGATGACCGAGGTGCCCAAGGCCGACATCGTGCTGACCAACCCGACGCACTTCGCCGTGGCGCTGAAGTACCTCGACAGCGACATGCGCGCGCCGCGCGTGGTCGCCAAGGGCACCGAGCTGGTGGCAGCCCGCATCCGCGAGCTGGCCAGGGAACACAACATTCCCATCCTGGAAGCGCCGCCGCTGGCTCGCTCGCTCTACAAGCACACCAAGCTGGGTGCGGAGATTCCCGCCGGCCTGTACACGGCCGTGGCCGAGGTGCTGGCCTGGGTGTACCAGCTCAAGCGCTGGAAGAGCGATGGCGGCGACGAGCCGCGCACGCCCACCGACCTGCAGGTTCCCGCAGATCTTCAATATTCCGAGGCGGCTGACGCCGTGCAAGC